The following is a genomic window from Prevotella nigrescens.
ACTTGGGATAAAAACTTTATTCAGTTTTGGATACACCAAGAAAAATAACCTTTTCCAATAAACAATAACATCTAATCTACAAAATTCCAATCCGCGACACCTCGATTTAATTTTCCAATAAGTATCTGGAATAATATATTGGTAATTAATGATGAGATGCCTATTTAGTCTTTAAATTGTTTATTGCTTATAGTGTTTATTCGTCAGTGGAAACCGTTTGAACGGTTATGTCGTTATTACGTTTCTTTGCAAACCGACTGATGCTTAGCAACATGCCAATGTAGACGCAATTAATGATGGTTGAAGTTCCACCTTTACTAATAAGTGGTAGTGGCTGCCCGGTAACAGGAGCTAAGCCTACTGCTACTGCCATATTAAAGAGTGCCTGTGTAACCAACAGGAATGCTATGCCCATTGCAAGAAATGCAGGGAACGAATTTTCGCATCGGCTTGCAATCTTCCCAGCCCGCATTAGAATAACAATGTACAAGAAAGCAACGAAGACGGCACCTATGATGCCCATTTCCTCAATGATAATAGCATAAATAAAATCGGAGAAAGCCTGCGAAAGGAAATCGCGTTCGTTAGAATTGCCAGGACCTTTGCCCACTATGTTCGATGAAGCTATAGCAATGTTGGCGTGTCCAACTTGTCCATCTTTGTCGAGGTCGTAGTCTTTTGGTGCTACATATTTATTGTCTAAGAACTTATTGATACGTGCCTTCCATGTATCGGCACGGTGGAACAGTTTAGCAAAGAAGCCTGTATCGGTATTCTCTTCCGTATCTATGGTTTGTTCGGTAAGATTTTGTTTTGGTGGATTGTCTTCTTTGTCGGTACCTACAGCCATAACCAACACAAGTGCGAAGACCAATAACAGCGCACCAACTCCCAATAGTTTTCCAATCTGCTTTAGCGGTACACGCCCCACAAACATCATTAAAAGAACGGTTAAAGCAGCCAGCATAGCCGTGGAGAGATTTTCGAAACTGATTGGAATGATGATGATGGCAGATAAAATTAATATGTATTTGAAAGCCTTTCTGGCTGCTCCATTTTCTGTTTGCATTGCACTTAGAATCTGTGCGACGGCTAAGACCAAGGCGCCTTTACCCAGTTCGGACGGTTGAAACTGTATGCCCATAATCTCTATCCAGCGACTTGCACCATTAGTAACGCCACCAGTAAGCCACACCACTATTAAAAGAAAGAACGAAAAGCCTAACGCAGGTAATGTGGCTATCTTGAAATAGCGACACTTTGTGTTCATCACAAGAATCATTGTGAAGAACCCTAAAACAAGCATTCCAACATGCTTTAATAGTGGTGCCCAATAGTTTCCACCTTTATATGAGAGTGTACTTGAGGCAGAATATACCTCAACAATGCTAACCATACAAAGGATAAAGAAAACCATCCAAATAACTTTGTCTCCTTTGAAGATATTGTTAAGGGACTTTAGGTTCATTTCTAACGTTTTTGAAGTTGTAAAATATAAAGATTAATGTGTAATGTTGTTGTGCACTTATAAAGCATGGACGAGAGATTTGAATTGTTCGCCGCGGTCTTCCATGTTCTTAAACAAGTCGAAACTTGCGCAACATGGACTTAACAGTACTGTGTCGCCAGGTTTTGCCATAGCGTAACAGGCCTTGACACAATCTTTCATTGAGTGAGTATCGTGTACAGGAATGCCCAATTCATCGAAATTATCGTGCAATTTCTTGTTGTCTGCGCCGAGATATACCAAACCTACGCATTTCTCTTTTATCAGGTCTTTTATTGGGTTATAATCGTTGCCCTTGTCTTTTCCACCGATAATAAGAATTGTTGGTGTCTTCATACTTTCTAACGCATACCAACAAGCATCTACATTAGTAGCCTTTGAATCGTTGATATATTGTACACCGGCAACCTTACATACTTTTTCTAAGCGATGTTCTACGCCGGGAAAATCGCTTAAACTTTTGCGAATATTCTCTTTTTTTATACCACTGATATTCGATGCAATGCCGGCAGCCAAAGAGTTGTATATGTTGTGTTTACCCGTAAGCGACAATTCTTCTTGCTCCATATTGAACGGGGTAGGCTGTTCGAGTGTGTATTGTCCTTCTTCAATATATCCGATACTTCCTTTTTCTTTGAGTTCAGAGAAAGGATATTGTACTGCTTTTACATCAAACTTCTCCAGTTCTTTCTTGATTACTGGGTCATCGTTCCAATAAATAAAGCTGTCTTCGTGCGTTTGATTTTGAATGATACGCATTTTTGCATCGGCATATTTCTCAAACTTATTGTCGTAACGGTCTAAATGGTCGGGGGTGATGTTCAGTAAAATAGCGATATTTGCGCGGAAATCATACATGTTGTCGAGCTGGAAACTACTGAGTTCTATTACATAATACTCATGTGGTTCTTCTGCAATTTGCAATGCCAAACTTCTACCTATATTTCCTGCTAAGCCGACATCGTATCCTGCATCTTTAAAAATGTGGTAAATAAGGCTTGTAGTGGTTGTCTTGCCATTACTCCCTGTTATACAAATCATTTTGGAATGGGTGTATCTGCCTGCAAATTCAATTTCACTTATAATGTGCGTACCCTGCTCGATTAGTTTTTTCACCATGGGAGCTTCTTTCGGAATGCCGGGACTTTTTACAACCTCGTCGGCATTCAGAATTTTGCTTTCCGTGTGTTGTCCCTCTTCCCATTCTATATTGTGGGCGTTGAGCAGTGTCTTGTATTTATTTTTGATGGCAGACATATCTGAAACAAAAACCTCGAAGCCTTTTGCTTTTGCCAATACGGCTGCACCTGCGCCGCTTTCACCTGCTCCTAATACAACAATTCTTTTCATATTATTCTTCTTTTATTGTCATTTGCAAGGATGTTGCCCTTGCGATTGTATTGTTTTGGTTGTACTTTCTCGCCGTTATCTTATCTTCAGGGTAATGATGGTCAGTGCTGCTAAGATAATGGTTACTATCCAGAAACGAATAGTAATCTTGCTTTCGTGCACTGGCGTATGAGGAGTCTTGATGAGATATTTACATTCAGGATCTAATTGATTATCTTGTGTTCTAAAGCTGTCGTGAATGGGCGTACGTTTAAAGATGCGTTGTTTTACACCCTTGTGTTTGCCTAATTTGAAGTAATAGACCTGCATTATCACACTTAAACTCTCCATAAAGAAGATGCCACATAAGATTGGTAACAGTAATTCTTTGTGAATGATAATGGCACCCACAGCAATGATACCACCGATGGTAAGACTCCCTGTATCGCCCATGAACACTTGTGCCGGATAAGCATTGTACCAAAGAAAACCAATTAGAGCACCAATGAAAGCCATAAAGAAAACAACTAACTCCTCGGAGCCTGGAATATACATTATGTTTAAATAGGCTGCATATTCTATATGGCTGCTGACGTAAGCTAAAATTCCTAATGCCACACCTATAATGGCAGAGTTCCCGGCACACATTCCGTCCATTCCATCGTTCAAATTGGCTCCGTTTGAAACGGCAGTTACTACGAAGATAGTCATAAAAACAAACAAAATCCAGCCTGCTGCCGTTTTGTATTTGTCGCAAAACGACATAATTTCGGAATAGTCAAGGTTATGGTTTTTAATGAATGGAATGGTAGTCTTAAGCGTCTTTTCTGCCTCTTTCCCATGTTTCACTACGATTTCCTTCCCATTATTGTTGTGCATTTCCAAGTTGATATTCGACTTAACATCTGGCGATGCCCATAGAACTAAGCCCACAATCAGGCCGATGGTAAATTGTCCAACAATCTTGTATTTACCTTTCAGTCCATCTTTATTATGTCTGAAAATTTTAATGAAATCGTCCATTCCACCGAGAAATCCAAGCCAAATCGTAGTAATCACCATTAAGATGAGATAAATGTTACGTAAACGACCTAAAAGCAATACAGGAATAAGCAATGCGACAATAATAATTATACCGCCCATCGATGGAACACCTATCTTCTTTACACCGAATGGGTCGATACTTGCATCACGCTGCACCTCTGTAATCTGCTTTCTTTTCAGATACTTTATAAATCTCTCGCCAAACCATGCAGAGATTACCAAGGCAAAAATCATTGCCATTATTGCCCGAAAGCTAATATACCCCCAAAGATGGGAACCACTGATGCCGAACTGGTCGAGCCAACGAAAGATGTAGTATAACATAATGTATTTATTTTAAGATAGGCTTTTGTTCGCCCAATTAACCATGTGTTTGTAATCCGAAAATCTCACGCACCACTTCGTGATCATCAAAATGATGTTTTACACCGTTTATTTCTTGGTAAGTCTCATGTCCCTTGCCAGCAATAAGAATAACATCGCCTTTTTGTGCCATCATGCAAGCCGTGCGGATAGCTTCTTTTCTATCTACAATAGAAATAACTTTCTTCTTTTGCGCACTATCGAGTCCTGCCAACATATCATCAATGATAGACTGAGGGTCTTCATTGCGTGGATTATCGCTTGTAAGAATAACTTTATCGCTATGTTTTACAGCTTCAAGTGCCATAAGTGGTCGTTTTCCCTTATCACGATTACCACCCGCACCACAAACTGTAATAACATGTCCTCCTTTTCCTTCAAGAACTTCATGTATAGCCAGTAAAGTATTTTCTAAGGCATCGGGTGTATGCGCATAATCTACAATTGCTGTATAACCATCGGGCGAAGAAATAGGTTCTAATCGTCCGTTTACACTTTTCAATGTACTAAGTGCAACTAAAATATCCTCAGCTTTCTTTCCTAACATTATTGCGGTTCCGTAAACTGCCAATAAATTGCTTACATTAAACTTGCCAATGAACTGTACGCCTACTTCTTTTCCGTCTATTTCAAGGTACATTCCTTCGAAATGGCATTCTAAAATGTGAGCACGGAAGTCCGCCATACGCTTAATAGAATAAGTTTTTATTTGCGCCTTACAGTTCTGTACCATTATCATGCCGTTTTTATCATCGGCATTGGTAATGGCAAATGCGTCTTTATCCAAGTCGTCGAAGAACATCTTCTTTGCATTGCGATAATTCTCAAACGTTTTGTGATAATCTAAATGGTCGCGTGTTAGGTTTGTGAATATTCCGCCTGCAAATTTCAATCCTCCAATACGACGCTGATGAATAGCATGGCTCGAACATTCCATAAAAGCATATTCGCAACCTTCTGCAACCATTCTTGCAAGTAATTCGTTTAATTCTATTGGATCTGGAGTTGTATGATCTGCCGGTATAGCTTTATCGTCAATGTAATTGCATACGGTAGAAAGCAGCCCGACTTTATATCCAAATTTGCGAAACATATTATATAATAAGGTGGCAACGGTTGTTTTTCCGTTTGTACCAGTTACTCCAACAAGTTTTAGATGACGAGATGGGTCTCCATAAAACATAGTTGCAACCTTACCAACCGAATCTTCTGTCGATTTAACTTTTATATAGGTAACATTGTCTCCAATAGGTTCTTCTGGCATATCTTCCAATAAGATAGCAGTAGCACCTAACTCTATTGCTTTCTTTATGAATTTATGCCCGTCAGTTTGAGTACCTTTTATGGCAACAAACATTTGTCCTTGTTCTATTTTGCGACTATCGATATTGATACCTTTAATATCTATGTCTGTATTACCAGTTATGCTTAATGGCTTTACATATTTAAGCAAATCGTTTAACCTCATATATCTTGTTTCTTTTTTATTTATTTTTACTTATTGGCATATTCGTTAAGGGTTTATGCAAAACGAAGTTTACAAACCATACCTTGTTTTATTTTC
Proteins encoded in this region:
- a CDS encoding UDP-N-acetylmuramoyl-L-alanyl-D-glutamate--2,6-diaminopimelate ligase, encoding MRLNDLLKYVKPLSITGNTDIDIKGINIDSRKIEQGQMFVAIKGTQTDGHKFIKKAIELGATAILLEDMPEEPIGDNVTYIKVKSTEDSVGKVATMFYGDPSRHLKLVGVTGTNGKTTVATLLYNMFRKFGYKVGLLSTVCNYIDDKAIPADHTTPDPIELNELLARMVAEGCEYAFMECSSHAIHQRRIGGLKFAGGIFTNLTRDHLDYHKTFENYRNAKKMFFDDLDKDAFAITNADDKNGMIMVQNCKAQIKTYSIKRMADFRAHILECHFEGMYLEIDGKEVGVQFIGKFNVSNLLAVYGTAIMLGKKAEDILVALSTLKSVNGRLEPISSPDGYTAIVDYAHTPDALENTLLAIHEVLEGKGGHVITVCGAGGNRDKGKRPLMALEAVKHSDKVILTSDNPRNEDPQSIIDDMLAGLDSAQKKKVISIVDRKEAIRTACMMAQKGDVILIAGKGHETYQEINGVKHHFDDHEVVREIFGLQTHG
- the murD gene encoding UDP-N-acetylmuramoyl-L-alanine--D-glutamate ligase; this encodes MKRIVVLGAGESGAGAAVLAKAKGFEVFVSDMSAIKNKYKTLLNAHNIEWEEGQHTESKILNADEVVKSPGIPKEAPMVKKLIEQGTHIISEIEFAGRYTHSKMICITGSNGKTTTTSLIYHIFKDAGYDVGLAGNIGRSLALQIAEEPHEYYVIELSSFQLDNMYDFRANIAILLNITPDHLDRYDNKFEKYADAKMRIIQNQTHEDSFIYWNDDPVIKKELEKFDVKAVQYPFSELKEKGSIGYIEEGQYTLEQPTPFNMEQEELSLTGKHNIYNSLAAGIASNISGIKKENIRKSLSDFPGVEHRLEKVCKVAGVQYINDSKATNVDACWYALESMKTPTILIIGGKDKGNDYNPIKDLIKEKCVGLVYLGADNKKLHDNFDELGIPVHDTHSMKDCVKACYAMAKPGDTVLLSPCCASFDLFKNMEDRGEQFKSLVHAL
- a CDS encoding FtsW/RodA/SpoVE family cell cycle protein, which gives rise to MNLKSLNNIFKGDKVIWMVFFILCMVSIVEVYSASSTLSYKGGNYWAPLLKHVGMLVLGFFTMILVMNTKCRYFKIATLPALGFSFFLLIVVWLTGGVTNGASRWIEIMGIQFQPSELGKGALVLAVAQILSAMQTENGAARKAFKYILILSAIIIIPISFENLSTAMLAALTVLLMMFVGRVPLKQIGKLLGVGALLLVFALVLVMAVGTDKEDNPPKQNLTEQTIDTEENTDTGFFAKLFHRADTWKARINKFLDNKYVAPKDYDLDKDGQVGHANIAIASSNIVGKGPGNSNERDFLSQAFSDFIYAIIIEEMGIIGAVFVAFLYIVILMRAGKIASRCENSFPAFLAMGIAFLLVTQALFNMAVAVGLAPVTGQPLPLISKGGTSTIINCVYIGMLLSISRFAKKRNNDITVQTVSTDE
- a CDS encoding phospho-N-acetylmuramoyl-pentapeptide-transferase; translated protein: MLYYIFRWLDQFGISGSHLWGYISFRAIMAMIFALVISAWFGERFIKYLKRKQITEVQRDASIDPFGVKKIGVPSMGGIIIIVALLIPVLLLGRLRNIYLILMVITTIWLGFLGGMDDFIKIFRHNKDGLKGKYKIVGQFTIGLIVGLVLWASPDVKSNINLEMHNNNGKEIVVKHGKEAEKTLKTTIPFIKNHNLDYSEIMSFCDKYKTAAGWILFVFMTIFVVTAVSNGANLNDGMDGMCAGNSAIIGVALGILAYVSSHIEYAAYLNIMYIPGSEELVVFFMAFIGALIGFLWYNAYPAQVFMGDTGSLTIGGIIAVGAIIIHKELLLPILCGIFFMESLSVIMQVYYFKLGKHKGVKQRIFKRTPIHDSFRTQDNQLDPECKYLIKTPHTPVHESKITIRFWIVTIILAALTIITLKIR